A window of Variovorax paradoxus genomic DNA:
GTGCGTCCAACTTTTTCGAGCTGGCCGTGGCGGCAGCGATCAGTCTGTTCGGCTTCCACTCTGGCGCTGCGCTGGCCACCGTGGTCGGCGTGCTGATCGAGGTGCCGATCATGCTGGTGGTGGTGAAAGTCGTGAATTCGTCGCGAGGCTGGTATGAGTCGTGAGCTTCCGAACGTCGACCCCGCGCTCTTCGAGAAGGCCGACCTGAATCTGTTGCTGCCGGCGCAGCGCTCGACGCATGCGCCGCGCATCTTGCTGCTGTACGGCTCCGTTCGCGAGCGCTCCTACAGCCGATTGCTCACGGAAGAAGCGGCGCGACTGCTTCGGGCACTGGGTGCGGAGACGCGGATTTTCGACCCCCGTGGATTGCCACTCCCGGACTCCGAACCCGATGACCATCCCAAGGTGAAGGAACTGCGCGGCCTCGCCCAATGGGCCGAGGGCATGGTGTGGACATCGCCCGAGCGCCACGGCGCGATGACCGGCATCATGAAGGCGCAGATCGACTGGATTCCTCTGACGATGGGCTCGGTGCGTCCCACGCAGGGCAAGACGCTGGCCGTCATGGAAGTGTCGGGCGGCTCGCAGTCCTTCAACGCGGTGAACCAGCTGCGCGTGCTCGGCCGCTGGATGCGCATGATCACGATCCCCAACCAGTCGTCGGTCGCCAAGGCCTTCCTCGAGTTCGACGACGACGGCCGCATGAAGCCCTCGCCCTACTACGAGCGCGTGGTCGACGTCATGGAAGAGCTGGTGAAGTTCACGCTGCTCACGCGCGACTGCGCGGCGCATCTGGTGGACCGCTACAGCGAGCGGCGCGAAAGTGCCGAGGCGTTGTCGAAGCGGGTCAACCTGCGCAGCATCTGAGCGAGGCGAACCCAGGGTGCAGAGCAAGACCACGACGACGGTGATGCTGGGTTTGGCTCAGACCCTGGCATGGGCCTCGTCGTACTACCTCCCCGCGGTGCTGGCCGGTGCCATCGGCAAGGACATCGGCATTTCCATGTCCACGGTCTTCGGTGCTTTCTCGGTGGCACTGCTCGTCGCGGCCGGCATCGGCCCCTTCGCGGGCCGGCTCATCGACCGCTTGGGCGGGCGCCCGATTCTTATTGCCAGCAATCTGGTGTTTGCGGCAGGGCTGGCCGCACTGAGCCAGGCCAGCTCTACAGTCCACGTCTTCGCCGCCTGGGCTTTGATGGGCCTTGCCATGGGCAGCGGACTCTACGAGGCTGCGTTTGCCACCGTGGTACGCCTGCATGGCCAGGATGCGCGACGAGCCATCACCGGCATCACGCTGTTCGCAGGCTTCGCGAGCACCGTGGGGTGGCCGCTGTCCGCGTATCTGGAAAGCTCCGTGGGCTGGCGCGGGGCGTGCCTTGCGTGGGCAGCATTGCACCTGGTGATCGGTCTCCCACTCAATGTGCTGTTGCCACGGGCATCTCGTACCGATCAGGCGTCGAAGGATGCAACCGTCGTCGAGAAGGAGGTTGGCTCTGGACTTGCACCAGCGCAGCAGCGCCGCGCCGCCTTCCTGATGGCCTACGTCTTTGCCGTGACCTGGTTCATCAGCACGGCGATGGCCGCGCACCTGCCGGAACTGTTGCTCGCCAGTGGTGCCACGCTGGCTGCGGCAGTTGGCATCGCCGCCTTGGTCGGCCCAGCTCAGGTGGTGGGGCGGGTGATCGAGTTCACTTTTCTCAAGCGCGCGCATCCGCTGCTGTCGGCCCGGTTGGCCACGCTGGCCCACCCGCTGGGCGCTCTCTGCCTCGGCCTGCTCGGCACTTCGGCCGCCGCTGCTTTCGCGGTGTTGCACGGCTTGGGAAACGGCATCCTGACCATCGCCATCGGGACGCTTCCTTTGATGATCTTCGGTGCCAAGGGCTACGGGCAGCGCCAGGGATTTCTCGTGGTGCCGGCGCGTATCGTGCAAGCGGGCGCACCGTTCTTGTTCGGTATGGCCGTGGAACGGTGGGGAGATGGTGCATTGTGGTTCTCCGCCCTCCTGGGTTTGTCTGCCTGCTTCGCACTGGTGGTCATGACCATGGACATGAGAAAAGCACCGCGTGCTGTCGAGGCGCATTGAAGTTCGAGCTTGCCGCAGAGCGGTCGAATCGGGAGGGTATCGAGTGCCGAGCGAAGTTTTTCACCGAGCGCGCGGTTCTCGACGCGCTCGCGAAGGCCGCGATGCCGCACCGCCGGCAGCGGCGTCCGGCTTGCCGGGCTAGGCGGTGGGCCGCGGGCCGAACATGATGATCGCCATGCCGGCGAGACTCACAGCAACGCCTATCCAATCGGTCGTGGTCGGCCGGATGCCGTCCACCGACCAAAGCCACAGGATGGCCACGCCGATGTAGACGCCACCGTAGGCGGCATAGACACGGCCGGCCGCCGCAGGGTGTAACGAAAGCAGCCAGGCAAAGAGCGCCAACGCTATCCCGGCAGGCACCAGCAGCCAAGCCGAGCGATCTTGCTTCAGCCAGAGGTAGGGTAGATAGCAGCCGACAATTTCCGCCAGTGCCGTCACGACAAAAAGAGAGAGGGTCTTGAGCACTT
This region includes:
- a CDS encoding YnfA family protein; the protein is MEVLKTLSLFVVTALAEIVGCYLPYLWLKQDRSAWLLVPAGIALALFAWLLSLHPAAAGRVYAAYGGVYIGVAILWLWSVDGIRPTTTDWIGVAVSLAGMAIIMFGPRPTA
- the arsH gene encoding arsenical resistance protein ArsH, producing the protein MSRELPNVDPALFEKADLNLLLPAQRSTHAPRILLLYGSVRERSYSRLLTEEAARLLRALGAETRIFDPRGLPLPDSEPDDHPKVKELRGLAQWAEGMVWTSPERHGAMTGIMKAQIDWIPLTMGSVRPTQGKTLAVMEVSGGSQSFNAVNQLRVLGRWMRMITIPNQSSVAKAFLEFDDDGRMKPSPYYERVVDVMEELVKFTLLTRDCAAHLVDRYSERRESAEALSKRVNLRSI
- a CDS encoding MFS transporter; this translates as MLGLAQTLAWASSYYLPAVLAGAIGKDIGISMSTVFGAFSVALLVAAGIGPFAGRLIDRLGGRPILIASNLVFAAGLAALSQASSTVHVFAAWALMGLAMGSGLYEAAFATVVRLHGQDARRAITGITLFAGFASTVGWPLSAYLESSVGWRGACLAWAALHLVIGLPLNVLLPRASRTDQASKDATVVEKEVGSGLAPAQQRRAAFLMAYVFAVTWFISTAMAAHLPELLLASGATLAAAVGIAALVGPAQVVGRVIEFTFLKRAHPLLSARLATLAHPLGALCLGLLGTSAAAAFAVLHGLGNGILTIAIGTLPLMIFGAKGYGQRQGFLVVPARIVQAGAPFLFGMAVERWGDGALWFSALLGLSACFALVVMTMDMRKAPRAVEAH